ATTTCATCTGAGTTAGAACCCCTATAAGAGACTTCCAAATAAAAAAATATCCCAAATTCTTTTGTGGAGCAGTAAGATCCTCAAACTTGTCCAGTGCTGCAACTGTTGAGCTTCTTCTTGGATAAGATAGACTGATTTATAACCAAGTTGTCGGAAAAGATAAATTGGTTTATTTTCTGAATTACAAGGTTTTTAAGCGTACATGAACAAAAGATTTATTCTAACTTTAATTTCTAGCCCCGTATTGTTTACATCCATGCTATCTATGGTGATGCTGGCTAGACCTGCTCATGCTAGTCAAACAATTGACGCTGGTGGGACTCATCTATCTTGTGTCATGTCTCCCCATTCAGCAACGCCGAAACAAGTATGTATTCAGGTGAGTAATACCCCTCCCTCTGTTGCAAAATTACCCATGCAAGTAGCACAAGTGCAAACAAATAACCCCAAGGAACTAGAATTCAGTGATGCAGAAAGCGATTTAGCCATCAAGTTATTTGGCTGTGATTGCCCGGTTTGTATCAATGCTGCCCGGCAATTAAATGGTATGGCTCCTTTGCCAGTTTAGCATAATGTGGTCTTAAAACGGGCGGGGAGACCCCGCCCCTACTTTAATAAGAGCGCTTAGAGAACTCCACAAAAAAGATGAACTGCTTGCAGCAGCGCTAGTTCCCTCCGGGACGCTCTCGCGTTTGCTATCCAATTTTGTGGGATGGGCATCTTGCCCGTCCCTGTATTGTATTATTAGCAGGTAAGACTTGTACTGAGCTTGTCGATAGCGTAGCGTGGCGTTAGCCATAGTATGCCTGCACCACAAGGAATTTTGGGATATTTTTTTATTTGCAAGTCTCTAACACTTCTCTAATTATCTCCGTTGGTACTTCGTCGGTAACTGTGACTGCACCAATTTGGGTTGGGAGTACAAAGCGGACTTTACCAGATTTGACTTTTTTGTCTAATTGCAAAGCATCAATAATTGCTTCAACATCTAAACCTGCGGGTATTTGGGTGGGTAAACCTGCTTTTTTGATTAAGGCGTTTTGACGTTCTGCATCTGCTTTTTCCCAAAGTCCCAATTTTACAGAAATTTCTCCTGCTGCTACCATACCAATACCGACAGCTTCACCATGTTTGAGAAGACGATATTCGGTTAAGCTTTCTACTGCATGACCGATAGTATGACCATAATTTAAAATTGCTCTGAGTCCAGATTCTTTTTCATCTTTGCTGACAACATCTGCCTTGGCTTGACAGGAATGAGTTAATATGCTGTTTATCAGGTCGGATTTTACATAGCGGAGTTGATCAAGGTGTTTACTTGCTGTTAGTTGAGTAAACAGTTCGGTGTCCCAAATGGTCCCGTACTTGATCACTTCTGCCATTCCTGCTCTAAATTCCCTTGCTGGTAGGGTTTTTAAGAGTTCTGGGTCAATTAAAACTAGACTAGGTTGATGAAATGCACCAATCAAGTTTTTGCCATGAGGATGATTTACACCGGTTTTACCACCAATAGCCGAATCTACCATTGCTAAGAGACTGGTAGGAACTTGGACAACATTGATGCCTCTTAGCCATGTAGCGGCAGCAAAGCCTGTCATATCACCAATTACACCTCCACCCAAGGCGACCATTGTTGAGGAGCGTTCTAGGCGATTTTCCAGGGCGATATCATAGAGCTTTTGAATAGAATTAAGAGTTTTGTAGCGTTCACCGGGGGGGAGATTGTAACTGACGACTTCAAAACCGGCATTTTGCAAAGATGCGATCGCTCTTTCGCCATAAAATTTAAATATCATCGGGTTAGAAACTAGCAATACCTTCTTACCTAGTTGCAAACTCGCCATTTGTTCACCCAGCTTATCTAAACTCCCAGGTGCAATAGTAATATCATAAGACTTTTCTGGAATGTCTACTTTAATTACAGAACTCATTCAACAACCCTAATATAATCACTTGTCCGCGTATTTTACCGCAATTTAGCAACCTCTTTTCTATTCCCTGTTCCCTTTCATAATTATTGATGATTGAATAGAAATAAGTAACTAATTTGGAGCAACTAACATGACTGGTGCAATTGAATATGTTGTATTTTTAGGTGTGTTTGTAGGTGTAGCTGTTGGATTGCTGTTTGGTCTACGTTTCGCTAAAATAATCTAATTCTGAAATTAGACGCTAATAAAACCCACACAATGTGGGTTTTATCCGGTGGGCAATGCCTACCCTACGTGTATTCCAAAAATCAAATATTAGTCCTATATTTTGTATTATTATCTAGCATTCACAGATGATATTTTTGGTCAATGCGTAACTGTTATCATATTAATAATGGTTCTTCAATACCTAGTATGCAAAATCAAGCCACTATTTTAGTAATTGAGGACAATCTCACTAATTTAAAAATTATTGCCCATATCTTGATAGCAGCAGGTTACAATGTGCTAACTGAGGTAGAGGGGTTAAATGTCATTGAGAAAGTAAATTCAACTATTCCTGATCTGATTTTACTGGATATTATATTGCCTGAAATCAGTGGGTTTGAAATCTGTCAGCAACTACAAGCAGATCCTTTTGCTCAGTCAATTCCGATAATTTTTATGACGGCCTTGATTGAAAGTGGTGATAAAATTAAAGGTTTGAGTTTAGGCGCTGTAGATTATATAACTAAACCATTTCAAAAGGAAGAATTGCTGGCTCGTGTCCGCACACATTTGCATTTGCGACAGTTAAGTAAAACCTTAGAAATCCAGAATCAGGAACTAATAAAAACGACGAAAGAATTAGAAAATAAATCTGCTGAATTAAAAGAATCCTTAGTAAAAGAAAAGGAATTAAACCTATTAAAATCGCGCTTTATTACTATGGCATCTCATGAGTTTCGGACTCCTTTAACCATTATTTCTTCATCATCGGCTATTTTGGAAAAATTTAGCAATCGCTTGACAGAAGATAAAAAAAATAAACACTTACAAACCATTCAAAATAGTATCAAGCATATAACCCAAATCCTTGATGATGTTTTAATGATTAGCCGGTCTGAATCTGAAAATATAGAATTACGTTTAGAATCATTAGATATTATCGTCTTTTGTAGTCATCTTAAAGAACAAATAGAAATTAGTAATCCACAATATAGAATTGATTTTTTATGGTATTTAGACGAAGAAATTATAGATAATTCTTTCATGGTTCAGTTAGATAAAAACCGATTACAACAAGTTCTTATAAACATTTTAAATAATGCTATTAAATATTCTCCTAATCACAATGTAGTTAAATTTATTTTGTATAAAGAAAATAATCAACTAATCTTTGAAATTAGTGATAGTGGTATTGGTATTCCTGAAGCAGATCAAGCTAATTTATTTGATTCTTTTCATCGTGGATCTAATATTAGTAATATTTCTGGTACAGGTTTAGGATTATCTATAGTTAAAAAATATCTAGATTTGCTCCAAGGTGAAATTAAGTTTAAAAGTCGAGTAGGAGAGGGAACAACATTTACAGTGAGTATTCCCTGTAAACAGCTACAGGACTAATAGACATCTGGTAAAAATTAAGGCTCTTCGGTACTTGTTATGCTAAACTGGAGGTAACAGGGAACAGGGAACAGGGAAAAAATTTTAATTTTCTAGTTTTTTAATAAGACTAATAATCATTCTGGTTTCTTCTTTTAATAAATTAAGAATCATTTCTACATCTTTTTCTGAACATAATCCTACTCGGTGAGATAAAATTAGATGAGTTTCTAATTCATTAACTATACATTTTGTAATATTGTTTAGTGAGCGTAGCTAATATAGGAGTCCTAGGAGATTTTTGAACGGAATTTTCGATAAAACCTTTATGAAACCGGATTGTAAATCTCAATAGGCGTTCAAAATTCAAGTCGGAGTCCTATAGTTTGGCATAACAACTACCGAAGAGCCGGTTTTAAAGACTTCCAAATAAAAAAATATCCCCAATTCTCTTATGGTACAGAGATATTGCTTCCTAATAATACAAGGAAGGTAGGATGCCCATCCCACAAAATTGGATTATATTTTATTTTTGATGTTCAGCTAGTAAAAAAATCTTCAAGTTTTCTATGGGTAACGGACGACTGAAAAAATAGCCTTGAATAACATCACAATGGTTTTGTTTTAGCCAATTTAGCTCCTCCTGAGTTTCTACTCCTTCAGCAATAATGTTGATCATCAGATCATGTGCCATCTGAATTATAACTTTTACAATTGATTGCTTATCCCTTAGCTTATCAATATTGGTAATAAAATATCTGTCTACTTTCAGGTTATTAAAAGAAAATTCTCGCAAATATTTAAAAGATGAATAGCTTGTACCAAAATCATCAATAGATAGCTCAATGCCTTTAGATTTGATTTCTTTCATCTTTAATTTCACTGTTTCAAGGTCTTGAATAAATACAGTTTCAGTTAGTTCTAATTGTAACTGCTTCATGTCAAAATTTGTTTCTTCAATAATTTCTAGAACTCGTTGGATAAAATTTTCTTGTTGAAACTGATAAGCAGATATATTTACAGCTAATTTAAAATTCTCAACTTCTTCTAATTCTAAATTTTTTATTTGTAAACAAGCGGTTTTTAAAATCCATTCTCCCAAGGGAACTATAAAACCTGATTGTTCAGCAATAGGAATAGATTCTGCTGGAGAAATCAAACCATGTTCAGGATGATGCCAACGGATTAAAGCCTCAACACCTATAGTTTTACCAGTCTTGGTATTGATTTGAGGTTGATAGTAAAGTTCAAATTCTTTGTTTTCTATAGCTGACAAAAAATCACATTCTAAAAGAACTTTTCTAAAGATAACATTGAGTATTTCTTGATGATAAAAATGATAACAATTTGTTTTGTCTAATTTATAGTGTTCTAGGGTTATTTCTGCATGAGTCAGTAGTTCATTTAGTTGTAACCCATCATGTGGGTAACAAGAAATACCAATTCTAGTTTGAACAGAGATTTGCTGATCATTCAAACCTATGGGTTGTGATAGACTTTCTAGAATTTGTTGAGCAATTTCGGCAACAAGTTTACTATCTTGAGTAGGCTTTAATAATAATGCCAGTTGATTATTTTCTAAATAAGCTATCAAATCAATAGCCTGATTATTCTGCTTTAGGTTATTGAGTCGTTCCCCTATATTTTTGCATAAAAAGTGTCTCAAACTTGGTTCAAATAATAATTTTGATTGATAGAGAATATTGATATCAAGTAGTAATAATGGTAAAAACTGACCATCCTCATTATAAACTTGAAGACGGGTTTGATGGAAATACTCTTCTAAGAAGAGTTGATTGGGTAAATTACTTAAGTTATCATGACGGGCTAGATGATTAACTTGAGCTTCCATCTGCTCAATTTTACCTTTGTATTGTTGGGTAACTATTTGACGTTTTTCTAATTGAGTTGAAATTACTTGGAGGAGTTCATCTAGTTGAAAAGGCTTAGTTAAATAGTCGTCTGCACCAAGTTTCATTGCTTGACGCAAATCAGCGTGTTCAGCTTTAGCTGTGAGAAAAATAAAGGGAATACTGGCAGTAGCAACATCTTGACGTAATGTTTTCAGCAGTCCATACCCGTCTAATAAAGGCATCATGATATCACAAACAATCAAATCAGGCTGATGTTTTTGCGCCATCTGTAAACCTTGCCATCCATTTTCTGCGGTAATAGCAGCAAAATCTTTTAATTCAAGAATTTGCTGGATATTTTCTCTGATATCAAGCTCATCTTCAACAATGAGAATCTTATACATAGGATTTTGCCTGTAATAAAGGGCGAAAATTTAGATTGCTTGTTAATCTTATTACGTAATGATACACTGATCCTATTTCTTAACACTATGGTACAACTGAGGAATTTTTTACCCAATTTAATTTAAGTAATTTAGTCAGTTATACGGACTGATATCCAAAAAAACCTACCGTATTTTTACGTAAATATTTGTAGGGTGTGTTAGGCATAGCCGTAACGCACCCTAGGTTAGATAAGTGGTGCGTTACGAGACGAGCTAACGCACCCGACGTACTTTTTATTTCACCATTACTGGAGTCGGGATTTTTTCCTGCTTTTGGAATGGGGGACGCATTTCCAAACCTAACAGATTCAACATTTCTTTATCAGCATCATAATCAGGACAGGGTGTGGTTACTGTCAACATTTTGTTATCATCGCTGGAGAAGATGGAATTTGCACCAGCCATAAAGCATAAAGCCTGTTCTACCTGAGAAAGTCTCGCTCTCCCCGCACTTAACCGCACGTCAGATTTAGGCATAATAATTCTAGCAGTCGCAATCATCCGCACTACATCCCAAATAGGGACATCGGGTTGATTTTCCAAAGGTGTACCGGGAACTTGGGAAAGAATATTGATGGGTACAGATTCAGGATGAGGTTGTAAATTGGCAAGAGTATGTAACATTCCCACTCTGTCTGCGACATTTTCCCCTAAACCGAGAATACCGCCCGAACATACGGTAACATTAGTTTGGCGAACATTAGCAATTGTATTCAGGCGATCGTCATAGGTTCGAGTGGTAATTACGGTGCTGTAGTGTTCCCTTGAGGTGTCGAGATTATGGTTATAAGCATATAATCCTGCATCTTCTAAACGCTTGGCTTGGTTCTCTGTCAGCATTCCCAAAGTACAGCATACTTCTAAACCCATCCCAGTTACGTCCTTAACCATATCCAGGACTTCATCAAATTGGGAATTATCCCGAACTTCGCGCCAAGCTGCACCCATACAAACGCGACTCACACCGCTTTCCTTGGCTGTTTTCGCAATATTCATCACTGTTTCTTTTTCTAACAGTGCTTCGGGTTTGACCTCGGTTTTGTAGCGAGAAGATTGAGCGCAATAACCGCAATCTTCTGGACAAGCACCGGTTTTAATAGAGATAAGCTTACAAACTTGTATTTGTTGCGGATGATGATATTGACGATGTGCAGTAGCAGCTTGATAAATTAGCTCTAGAAATGGTGTATTATATATCGTTAATATCTCTGTTGGTTGCCAATCGTAGCGTATTCCCACTGTTATTATCCTTTTTGTAGTCTTTTTGCTTAATTTTCCATTAGTATAGCTGATACAAAATATTTAAATTTGAATATGAGTATATGAGTTCAGAACCACCAATTCTTACCAGCGATCGCCTATTATTAAGAATGGCAGTAATGGAGGATATTCCCTATATACTCGAATATTTTACTGAAAATAAAGAATACCTTACCCCATTTTATCCTAGATGGGATGAAAATTTTTTTACTGACGATTATTGGCAGTATCAAGTAGAAACGAGTTTCTGGGAATTTTTTAACAACTATTCATTAAAACTATTTATTTATCGGCAACATCAGCCTAGAAAAGTTATGGGAACAGCTAATTTTAGCAGTTTTGTCTATAGTGCTGCTCAATTTTGTCAATTAGGATACAGTTTAGCAGAATCAGCACAAGGTTATGGTTACATGACAGAAGCCTTGTCTATTTCCACTAAGTATGTTTTTCAAGAATTAAATCTGCACCGCATTATGGCCAATTATATGCCCCATAATCGCCCCAGTGGTAATGTTCTCAAAAGACTTGGTTTTGTAGTTGAAGGATATGCTAGAGATTATTTAATGATTAATGGTAAATGGGAAGATCATATTTTTACAAGTTTGACAAATCCCCACTGGCGATCGCATTTATAATACACCAGATCCCCAACTTCTCCAAAAAGTCGGGGATCTGAAGATAATTATGGAGAAATAAATTATGTCAAATAAATAATCGCGGGGCTATTTTAACCATACATATTTTATCAAATATTTTAAGTTTTAATTAACCTTTATTAAGGGTATTCTTAAAAAGGCTTATACTACATTATGAAGTGCGGAATATCGGATATACAGAACCTCCCGGTGTTATGAGGTACATATCTAGCGGGCAAGACTTGTACTGAGCTTGTCGATAGCGCAGCGTGGCGTTAGCCATAGTATGCCCGCACCACAAGATTTTCATGATTCAAATTTGTACCTCATCAGAGCGGAAAATGCTGTCAGTTACCCCTGACTTCATAACCTTGCAAGAGAACGAAAAAACTTTTTCAGGACTTAGTTAAAAAAGCTTGAATCTTGTTTATAAAATCAACTAATTCTAGTACCAATTCATAAGCACCAACAAAACTCTGTTTGCGACTGAGTTGTTTTAGTTCTTCTGCAATTTTCTGCATGGCTGTAGCGCCAAAATTACCACTAGAACCTTTAAGATGATGAGCTTCTCTGGCCAGTTGAGGAAAGTCATTAACGGCAATTGCGGCTTTAATTGCCTCTACATGAAACAGGCTATCTTCCACAAAAACTTTTAATATTTCTAACTCAAATTCTGGATCATTTTCTGAGATTTGATGTAGATGTTCCCAATCAATTGGTAAATCTGTTAACGGATTATTTGTAATTAAAACTACTGACTCAGGTTCAGGAATAGTCACTACTCGTCCCGCTATAATTCTCGAACTCCAAAGCTCTAATAATGTTGCTAATTTATCCTTAGTAATTGGTTTGCTAAAATAGTCATCCATACCAGCATCTAAACAATTCTGTTGATCCTCCTTCATGGCATTAGCAGTAATAGCAATAACTATAGGTTGTCGGTGATTAACAAATGAACTTATTTGCCGAGAACGAATTACTTTTGTAGTTTTTAAACCATCGAGAATTGGCATTTGACAG
The window above is part of the Dolichospermum sp. DET69 genome. Proteins encoded here:
- a CDS encoding 3-dehydroquinate synthase → MSSVIKVDIPEKSYDITIAPGSLDKLGEQMASLQLGKKVLLVSNPMIFKFYGERAIASLQNAGFEVVSYNLPPGERYKTLNSIQKLYDIALENRLERSSTMVALGGGVIGDMTGFAAATWLRGINVVQVPTSLLAMVDSAIGGKTGVNHPHGKNLIGAFHQPSLVLIDPELLKTLPAREFRAGMAEVIKYGTIWDTELFTQLTASKHLDQLRYVKSDLINSILTHSCQAKADVVSKDEKESGLRAILNYGHTIGHAVESLTEYRLLKHGEAVGIGMVAAGEISVKLGLWEKADAERQNALIKKAGLPTQIPAGLDVEAIIDALQLDKKVKSGKVRFVLPTQIGAVTVTDEVPTEIIREVLETCK
- a CDS encoding cytochrome B6; this encodes MTGAIEYVVFLGVFVGVAVGLLFGLRFAKII
- a CDS encoding hybrid sensor histidine kinase/response regulator; the encoded protein is MRNCYHINNGSSIPSMQNQATILVIEDNLTNLKIIAHILIAAGYNVLTEVEGLNVIEKVNSTIPDLILLDIILPEISGFEICQQLQADPFAQSIPIIFMTALIESGDKIKGLSLGAVDYITKPFQKEELLARVRTHLHLRQLSKTLEIQNQELIKTTKELENKSAELKESLVKEKELNLLKSRFITMASHEFRTPLTIISSSSAILEKFSNRLTEDKKNKHLQTIQNSIKHITQILDDVLMISRSESENIELRLESLDIIVFCSHLKEQIEISNPQYRIDFLWYLDEEIIDNSFMVQLDKNRLQQVLINILNNAIKYSPNHNVVKFILYKENNQLIFEISDSGIGIPEADQANLFDSFHRGSNISNISGTGLGLSIVKKYLDLLQGEIKFKSRVGEGTTFTVSIPCKQLQD
- a CDS encoding four helix bundle protein; protein product: MTKCIVNELETHLILSHRVGLCSEKDVEMILNLLKEETRMIISLIKKLEN
- a CDS encoding EAL domain-containing protein, whose protein sequence is MYKILIVEDELDIRENIQQILELKDFAAITAENGWQGLQMAQKHQPDLIVCDIMMPLLDGYGLLKTLRQDVATASIPFIFLTAKAEHADLRQAMKLGADDYLTKPFQLDELLQVISTQLEKRQIVTQQYKGKIEQMEAQVNHLARHDNLSNLPNQLFLEEYFHQTRLQVYNEDGQFLPLLLLDINILYQSKLLFEPSLRHFLCKNIGERLNNLKQNNQAIDLIAYLENNQLALLLKPTQDSKLVAEIAQQILESLSQPIGLNDQQISVQTRIGISCYPHDGLQLNELLTHAEITLEHYKLDKTNCYHFYHQEILNVIFRKVLLECDFLSAIENKEFELYYQPQINTKTGKTIGVEALIRWHHPEHGLISPAESIPIAEQSGFIVPLGEWILKTACLQIKNLELEEVENFKLAVNISAYQFQQENFIQRVLEIIEETNFDMKQLQLELTETVFIQDLETVKLKMKEIKSKGIELSIDDFGTSYSSFKYLREFSFNNLKVDRYFITNIDKLRDKQSIVKVIIQMAHDLMINIIAEGVETQEELNWLKQNHCDVIQGYFFSRPLPIENLKIFLLAEHQK
- the bioB gene encoding biotin synthase BioB; its protein translation is MGIRYDWQPTEILTIYNTPFLELIYQAATAHRQYHHPQQIQVCKLISIKTGACPEDCGYCAQSSRYKTEVKPEALLEKETVMNIAKTAKESGVSRVCMGAAWREVRDNSQFDEVLDMVKDVTGMGLEVCCTLGMLTENQAKRLEDAGLYAYNHNLDTSREHYSTVITTRTYDDRLNTIANVRQTNVTVCSGGILGLGENVADRVGMLHTLANLQPHPESVPINILSQVPGTPLENQPDVPIWDVVRMIATARIIMPKSDVRLSAGRARLSQVEQALCFMAGANSIFSSDDNKMLTVTTPCPDYDADKEMLNLLGLEMRPPFQKQEKIPTPVMVK
- a CDS encoding GNAT family N-acetyltransferase, with product MSSEPPILTSDRLLLRMAVMEDIPYILEYFTENKEYLTPFYPRWDENFFTDDYWQYQVETSFWEFFNNYSLKLFIYRQHQPRKVMGTANFSSFVYSAAQFCQLGYSLAESAQGYGYMTEALSISTKYVFQELNLHRIMANYMPHNRPSGNVLKRLGFVVEGYARDYLMINGKWEDHIFTSLTNPHWRSHL